In Candidatus Methylomirabilis sp., one genomic interval encodes:
- a CDS encoding radical SAM protein: MTLPTMWEEAAREGRAWITPKRGAVTVSMLPRAVVTYDAAGRPIGAFVDGRTYRRGLDNRVLCKWGDREEAVPGRVRFRRDVTGAERAALLDGLAALAGRAALGAAAGTARLLKSGPALHILERAAEWDAETLEADGARLRALYPNRVSILPPDQYQAVALQLTIGCPYNGCTFCSFYRSRRFAVRSGAAFREHLRAVKVFLGDSLLLRRSLFLGDANVLNLPVRILGPAFALLNVEFPALQERSGPPGPRGVYAFMDAFTGSLKPVEAFAGLAASGLRRVYLGVETGHDPLLRFLEKPATAARTEEAVRRLKAAGLSVGAILMVGVGGDRYAASHVADTVTLLRRLPLGAGDIIYLSEFVDEPGTVYRARAAAEGVRPLSPEAVRAQVQAIRDGLAGAWATGPKVSRYDIREFLY; this comes from the coding sequence GTGACCCTTCCGACCATGTGGGAGGAGGCGGCCCGCGAAGGACGGGCGTGGATCACGCCGAAACGGGGGGCCGTCACGGTGAGCATGCTGCCCCGCGCCGTCGTGACCTACGATGCGGCCGGCCGGCCCATCGGGGCGTTCGTGGACGGCCGGACCTACCGGCGGGGGCTCGACAACCGGGTCCTGTGCAAGTGGGGGGACCGGGAGGAGGCCGTCCCCGGCAGGGTCCGCTTCCGGCGGGACGTGACGGGGGCAGAGCGGGCCGCGCTGCTGGATGGTCTGGCGGCGCTCGCGGGCCGGGCGGCCCTCGGCGCGGCGGCGGGCACCGCCCGACTCCTGAAGAGTGGGCCGGCGCTCCACATCCTGGAGCGCGCGGCAGAGTGGGACGCCGAAACGCTGGAGGCGGACGGGGCGCGGCTGCGGGCCCTCTACCCGAACCGGGTCAGCATCCTCCCTCCCGACCAGTACCAGGCCGTGGCCTTGCAACTGACGATCGGCTGCCCCTATAACGGCTGTACCTTCTGCAGCTTCTACCGGTCGCGCCGGTTCGCCGTCCGGTCGGGGGCGGCATTCCGGGAGCACCTCCGCGCCGTCAAGGTGTTCCTCGGGGATTCCCTCCTGCTGCGCCGATCCCTCTTCCTGGGAGACGCAAATGTCCTGAACCTCCCGGTCCGGATACTGGGACCAGCCTTTGCCCTCCTGAACGTCGAGTTTCCTGCTCTCCAGGAACGGAGCGGTCCCCCGGGCCCCCGCGGCGTCTACGCCTTCATGGACGCCTTCACGGGGAGCCTGAAGCCCGTCGAGGCGTTCGCCGGGCTGGCGGCGTCCGGCCTGCGCCGGGTCTACCTGGGGGTCGAGACCGGGCACGATCCTCTCCTCCGCTTCTTGGAAAAGCCCGCCACGGCGGCCCGGACGGAGGAGGCGGTACGGCGCCTGAAGGCCGCGGGCCTCTCCGTCGGCGCCATCCTGATGGTCGGGGTCGGCGGCGACCGATACGCGGCTAGCCATGTGGCGGACACGGTCACCCTCTTGCGGCGCCTCCCCTTGGGAGCGGGGGACATCATCTATCTGTCGGAGTTCGTGGATGAACCCGGGACGGTCTACCGAGCCCGGGCAGCGGCAGAGGGAGTCCGGCCACTGTCGCCGGAAGCGGTCCGGGCGCAGGTCCAGGCCATTCGCGACGGGCTTGCCGGGGCGTGGGCGACGGGCCCGAAGGTCTCCCGCTACGATATCCGGGAGTTCCTCTATTAG